The following proteins are encoded in a genomic region of Thunnus maccoyii chromosome 8, fThuMac1.1, whole genome shotgun sequence:
- the LOC121901979 gene encoding nuclear cap-binding protein subunit 1: protein MSRRRHSDENDGGQAHKRRRTSEPIEIEDRLESLICRVGEKSTSSLESNLEGLAGVLEADLPNYKNKILRILCAVARLLPEKLTVYTTLVGLLNARNYNFGGEFVEAMIRQLKETLKNNLYNEAVYLVRFLSDLVNCHVIAAPSMVAMFENFVSVTQEEDVPQVRSDWFVYVVLSCLPWVGKELYEKKDVEMDRLLSQIEGYLKRRVKTHVPMLQVWTAEKPHPQEEYLDCLWAQIQKLKKDRWQERHILRPYIAFDSVLCEALQHNLPPFTPPGHMPDAQYPMPRVVFRMFDYTDAPEGPVMPGSHSVERFVIEENLHCIIKTHWKERKTCAAQLLSYPGKNKIPLNYHIVEVIFGELFQLPIPPHIDVMYTTLLIELCKLQPGSLPQVLAQATEMLYMRLDTMNTTCIDRLINWFSHHLSNFQFRWSWDDWADCLTMDLEKPKPKFVKEVLEKSMRLSYHQRIVDIVPPTFSALIPAEPIFTYKYADESASLLPGYPVSITVGNAIKNRASNEEILTILKEVPNPNQEDDDDEGESFNPVKIDVFLQTLLHLAAKSFSHSFSALGKFHEILKTLTYSDEGKLHILKVVYEVWRNHPQMIAVLVDKMVRTQIVDCAAVANWLFSQDMAHEFTRLFIWEILHSTIRKMNKHVQKIQKELEEAKDKLEKQQHKRRDSGDDEDMDKNSEDEDGQLEEQIERLQEKVESAQSEQKNLFLVIFQRFIMLLTEHLVRCETGSVDISTPWYKNCIERLQQIFLMHHVTIQQYMGTLENLLFTAELDHHILAVYQQFCALQL from the exons ATGTCCCGGAGACGACACAGCGACGAGAATGACG GAGGTCAGGCCCACAAAAGGAGGAGAACCTCGGAGCCCATCGAGATTGAAGATCGCCTGGAGTCTCTGATATGTCGTGTGGGGGAGAAG AGTACGTCGTCCCTGGAGAGCAACTTGGAGGGTCTTGCTGGCGTTCTGGAGGCGGACCTtccaaactacaaaaacaaaatccttCGCATTTTATGTGCTGT CGCCCGCCTCCTCCCTGAGAAGTTGACGGTCTATACAACTTTAGTCGGACTCCTCAATGCCAGGAATTACAACTTCGGGGGCGAGTTTGTGGAAGCCATGATCAGACAACTCAAGGAGACGTTGAAAAACAACTTGTACAATGAAGCCGTTTACTTG gtGCGTTTTCTGTCGGATTTGGTCAACTGCCATGTGATTGCTGCTCCTTCTATGGTGGCCATGTTTGAAAACTTTGTCAGTGTTACTCAGGAGGAAGATGTACCACAG GTTCGGTCGGACTGGTTTGTGTACGTGGTGCTGTCCTGTCTGCCCTGGGTCGGTAAGGAGCTTTATGAGAAAAAGGACGTGGAGATGGACCGACTGCTCAGCCAGATCGAAGGCTACCTCAA GAGGAGAGTAAAGACTCATGTTCCCATGCTGCAGGTGTGGACAGCTGAGAAGCCTCACCCACAAGAGGAG TACCTGGACTGCCTTTGGGCCCAGATTCAGAAGCTAAAGAAAGACCGCTGGCAGGAGCGCCACATCCTTCGTCCATACATCGCCTTCGACAGCGTGCTGTGCGAAGCCCTGCAACACAACCTGCCCCCCTTCACCCCTCCGGGACACATGCCAGACGCCCAGTACCCCATGCCCCGGGTCGTCTTCCGCATGTTCGACTACACTGACGCCCCAGAG GGTCCCGTTATGCCCGGCAGTCATTCTGTGGAGAGATTTGTCATAGAAGAAAACCTGCACTGTATTATCAAGACTCActggaaagagaggaaaacctG cGCTGCCCAGTTACTCAGCTATCCAGGGAAAAATAAGATTCCTCTCAACTATCACATCGTGGAG gTGATCTTTGGAGAACTTTTCCAGTTGCCCATCCCTCCTCACATCGACGTCATGTACACCACTTTGCTTATTGAACTCTGCAAACTGCAGCCAGGATCGTTGCCTCAAGTT TTGGCTCAAGCCACAGAGATGCTGTACATGAGACTGGACACCATGAACACCACCTGCATAGACAG ACTTATCAACTGGTTTTCTCATCATTTGAGCAACTTCCAGTTTCGATGGAGCTGGGACGACTG GGCTGACTGCTTGACCATGGATCTAGAGAAACCCAAACCCAAGTTTGTCAAAGAGGTTCTGGAGAAGTCTATGAG ACTTTCGTACCATCAGCGGATAGTGGACATCGTCCCTCCAACCTTCTCAGCCCTCATCCCAGCTGAACCCATCTTCACTTACAAATATGCAGATGAAAGCGCCT CTTTGTTACCAGGTTACCCAGTATCCATCACCGTCGGAAACGCCATCAAGAACCGAGCGTCCAACGAAGAGATCCTGACCATCCTCAAAGAAGTGCCCAACCCCAACCAGGAGGATGACGACG ACGAGGGGGAGAGTTTCAACCCCGTGAAGATCGACGTGTTCTTGCAGACTCTTCTCCATCTGGCTGCCAAATCCTTCAGCCACTCCTTCAGCGCCCTCGGCAA GTTTCATGAAATCCTGAAGACCCTGACGTACAGCGACGAGGGGAAGCTGCACATCCTCAAGGTGGTTTATGAAGTGTGGAGGAACCACCCGCAG ATGATCGCTGTGTTGGTGGACAAAATGGTTCGGACGCAGATCGTCGACTGTGCTGCTGTGGCCAACTGGCTCTTCTCTCAGGACATGGCTCACGAGTTCACCAG ACTTTTCATCTGGGAGATTCTTCACTCGACCATCCGTAAGATGAACAAACACGTCCAGAAGATCcagaaggagctggaggaggccaAGGACAAgctggagaaacagcagcaTAAGAGG AGGGACAGCGGAGACGACGAGGACATGGACAAGAACAGCGAGGACGAGGACGGTCAGCTGGAGGAGCAGATCGAGAGGCTACAGGAGAAGGTGGAGTCGGCTCAGAGCGAACAGAAGAACCTCTTCCTCGTCATCTTCCAG CGTTTCATCATGTTATTGACGGAGCATCTCGTCCGCTGCGAGACGGGCAGCGTCGACATCAGCACGCCATGGTACAAAAACTGCATCGAGCGGCTGCAGCAGATCTTCCTCATG CATCACGTGACCATCCAGCAGTACATGGGAACCCTGGAGAACCTGCTGTTCACCGCCGAGCTCGACCACCACATCCTGGCCGTCTACCAGCAGTTCTGTGCCCTGcagctctga
- the LOC121901980 gene encoding thiosulfate sulfurtransferase/rhodanese-like domain-containing protein 2, which produces MASDETLCSEFTDWELDSSSSNGLKQEKQLCASQRKCYSFCRRKSFAAFVASKREGSQEEGRTSWCCCGQTFKEHSAVHKHVARTHATEIQQLTRSTYEHLLRQLEEESESQQQKKREAEPVDISVWIPNTSHISEEQLEKGPGKVLLYYHYCQVDDPYVICAWQKALCERLHLTGKVRIATEGINGTVGGTKVATDIYIDAMCSHPLFKMNKEDFKTSDGGAECFTELRVGVYKEIVPMGVDPDAISYQLAGIHLEPEEFHKEVEALMAKGDLCSDTVLLDCRNFYESKIGQFTQCLAPNIRKFSYFPDYVDQNLELFRDKKVLMYCTGGIRCERGSAYLRSKDVCKEVYQLKGGIHKYLERFPEGFYRGKLFVFDERYTISSNDDIISDCRYCGCPWDQYKLCSTQFCCQLVLSCRRCRQDGHTACCPTCQTKGQTHRDTSSVAPQHKEECECTDGRPRIPQDVQ; this is translated from the exons ATGGCATCGGATGAAACTCTGTGCTCAGAGTTCACGGACTGGGAACTTGACAGTTCATCGTCTAATGGATTAAAACAGGAGAAACAACTTTGTGCCTCACAAAGAAAGTGCTACAGCTTCTGCAGGAGGAAG tCATTTGCTGCCTTCGTGGCGTCCAAGAGGGAAGGCAGTCAGGAGGAAGGAAGGACGTCTTGGTGCTGCTGCGGTCAGACCTTCAAAGAACACTCTGCCGTTCACAAGCATGTCGCCCGGACTCATGCTACTGAGATTCAGCAGCTCACGCGGTCCACCTATGAGCATTTGTTAAGACAGCTGGAAGAAGAATCTGagtcacagcagcagaagaaacgTGAGGCCGAGCCAGTGGACATTTCTGTATGGATTCCCAACACCAGTCACATCTCTGAGGAGCAACTTGAAAA gGGTCCAGGCAAGGTTCTTCTGTATTACCACTACTGTCAAGTGGACGACCCGTATGTCATCTGCGCTTGGCAGAAAGCTTTGTGTGAGAGGCTCCACTTAACTGGCAAG GTGAGGATAGCAACTGAAGGGATCAATGGAACAGTTGGTGGCACCAAAGTGGCCACTGACATTTACATTGATGCAATGTGTTCACATCCTCTCTTCAAGATGAATAAAGAGGATTTTAAG acaagTGATGGCGGTGCAGAGTGTTTTACAGAACTGAGGGTCGGGGTCTATAAGGAAATTGTCCCCATGGGAGTGGATCCTGATGCCATCTCCTACCAACTTGCAG GAATTCATTTGGAGCCTGAGGAGTTTCACAAAGAAGTGGAGGCTCTGATGGCTAAAGGGGATTTGTGCAGTGACACCGTCCTCCTGGACTGCCGCAACTTTTATGAGAGTAAAATT GGGCAGTTCACTCAGTGTTTGGCCCCGAACATCCGTAAATTCAGCTACTTCCCGGACTACGTTGACCAGAACCTGGAACTCTTCAGAGACAAGAAGGTCCTCATGTACTGCACAGGAGGGATCCGCTGTGAGCGCGGTTCTGCCTACCTCCGCTCGAAA GATGTGTGTAAAGAGGTTTACCAGCTGAAAGGTGGGATTCACAAGTACCTGGAACGTTTCCCAGAGGGCTTCTATCGAGGGAAACTTTTTGTCTTTGATGAGCGTTACACCATCTCCTCCAACGATGACATCATCTCAG ACTGCAGGTACTGTGGATGTCCCTGGGACCAGTACAAGCTCTGTTCCACCCAGTTCTGCTGCCAGCTGGTTCTGTCCTGTCGCCGCTGCAGACAGGACGGACACACCGCCTGCTGCCCCACCTGTCAGACCAAAGGACAGACTCATAGAGACACATCCTCCGTCGCTCCTCAGCATAAAGAGGAGTGCGAGTGCACCGACGGACGTCCCAGAATCCCTCAGGATGTGCAGTAA